CCAAAAGTCTCGCTTTCGGCATCGTAATTGGTAACGTAACCTGCAATAGAGTCGGAAAAAGCAAAATCTACAGTAGTTGCCATGATAGTTTGTGGGGGAATAAAGGACAGGGTATTGACTAGTTCGGGAACTAATGACTATGCAAAAGTCAAAGTATGGCAGTAGACAGAAGAATCAGGACATCTCAAACTACTGAGAACTTTACAAATTAAGCATCTTAGTTTTGACTTTTGACTTTTGACTTTTGACTTTTACTACATTGGCTGTTTCTATTTCTTTAACAAAAGCTTCCATAAATAAATCGACTACGCCTGGATGCTTGCCTGTAATCAGGTTGCCGTCGATAACTAGATCGGCAGTAACATCGCCATCATAGATAATTTCTGCTCCTGCATTCTCCACATCGCAGATAATATTGTGGGCGCAGGTTACTTGACGGTCTTTAAGTAGATCGGAATCGGCACAAAATAGCCAGAGACTATGACAGATAGTACCTAGTTTAAGGTTTTCAGTCGCCGCAGCCTGACGTAAAAATACCACTGCGGGAGCGTTATTTTTTTGATCGGGTCTGACATTGACCTGATATCTCAGGCGATCCATAGCATAAGCACCGATCGCAATAATACCTTTATAGTCAGCAGGATTAATGTTTTCTACTTCGGTGGTAACGGTAACGTGATATTCGATTTTGTCATTTTCGGGATTGGAACCAAAACGCAATGACTCGTTACCCCAGAGATGAGAAATGTATTCTACTTCATAACCCTGAGTAGGGAAGTATTCATTAAAGCGACGATACTCGGTACCATCAAAATGTTCTTCAATGAGTACGCCGATTTTTCCTTTAGATTTTGTTGCCACGATCTTTTAAACTCCTAATTGTATTGTTGAAGTGATTTGGGGATTGTTATTTGGATGCTATGGCTTGGTGATAGATTTCGTACATGTGTCCGTCGGGAGAAAGCTGTTGGAAAATCTTGGGTTCGAGCGATCGCATTGCCCCAGTAATTGAAGCTTGAAAGAATTCGGGACTTTCCCACTGGGCGTAATTAACTACTCTGGTACCGTCTACACTTCTATGAAGACTGGAGGAGATAAAGCCAGGTCGCTCTTTGACTGTAGTTTCGAGATACTGGGAAATTTCGTCAACGAGTTGCTGTTGTTGCCCTGGTTCGACTTCAAATACCACGATTACGGGAAATACTTTAGAGTTTTGTTTATCTAAAGTTACTGGTTTTATACCTGCTTCTCCCCAGGGTGACATATCTGCATATACGCGCCATTCGCTAACTTTGTTACCTCTCAGGCGGTAAATATCGCAACAGGCAATGGTTACTTTTTTGCCAGTACCGACCATTTCATAGTACGCATCCATTTCGATGGTAATAATATCTGGTTCTTGCCAGATCTTTCTGGGTTTATGACCAGTGAAAACTGCGGTAGTTTTAAAAGTGTTGGCAAAGAAATCGACCACTTCTTGTTTGCCATAACGAGCTTCACCAGAACCGACTTTGTAAAAGATATCATCGGTGAGATAGCTCTTAACTTTTGCCCAGTTTTGCGCCATGACTGCCCGAGAAAGTTCGCCTACTGCCTGGAGTTGTTCTGAAGATTTAGCATCGGGTTTGCCAATCGTCCATTCGGGTCCTGCGATCGCCCATTTTGGGATATAACCATCAGCTACTCGTTGTTTTGCTTCGGGATGTTCGGCGAAGTGCTGTTTCATCGTGCCAGGAGGCAATACGGTTTTACCTTCACTGGCTGTAAGTACCGATGCCGATGGGGGTACTGGAATACTAGAGTCAAATACGGGGTTGACATCCATAAAAATTCTTAATTCGCTGAATTTGTCTCCCTCAACGCGGAAGATATCGGTACAGGGCAGAGAAATCTCGGAATTATCTTTGCGCCAGTAGGTAACGTCCATCTCGACAAAAACAAAGTCTCCGACTTCCCAGATCATTTTGATTTCGTGGTAAACCGCATTAATTTGGCTAAAGAAGTTCTCTGCCGATTTTTGGATTGATGCTTTATCCAAACAGACATCAAAATTACCAAATTGATATACTGGATTGTCGGTAAAGAAAGTCACAAACCCCTCAGCATCAAAAGCTTCGCCTCTAGAAAACAACCGCTTGACTAAATCTACATTCGTGCCTGAAATTTTCTCGACTTTAGCGGCACCGTTATTAGCTTCAGATGGTGCGATCGACGCTAGCATCGATTCGACTACTTGACCGAAAACTACGTGAAATTGTCCGAGAGTTTGTGACAATTCATCTGAAGTTAGAGGATGACCATTTTTAGCAGCAATATCGACAAAGCGATCTGGAGTTGTCGCTGTATGTAATTGTTGTTGCAGAGAAGGATTTTTTAAAGCATCTTCCAGCAAACTTAAAATAGCGTTGGACATAAATTCACCTCAAGTGAAGAGTAGAGTAGGGGAATAAGAACTGTAGAGTAGAGAATTTGAAGCTGGCACTCTTCAAGAGAATTTTTTTCTTTGTTAGTGCTAAACTTCAGGTTTTAAATGAACCCCGATCGCTTAATTCAAACTTGTTTTTGAGATTAAGTAACAAACGGGAAGAAGTAGGGAACAAAAAAAGAGGGTTGAGAGAAAAAGCGTTGCATTATTATGGGATGGTTGAAGTCTTGCAGAGGAGCGGGGAGCAGGAAGCAAAGGAATATCAATTGTTATCAATGAGCAACAATCGTTTAACACTGTTCATTATTCATTGCTCATTGTTCATTGTTCATTGTTCATTGCTCATTGCTCATTGCTCATTGCTCATTGTTCATTGCTCATTGTTCTATGCCATACCTACAGCTTGCCTGGGCAATGCCCCGTTAGTAGATTCAGCCCAGGGAGACATATCTGCATAAACTCGCCATTCGCTAACTTTGTTACCTCTCATGCGGTAAATATCGCAGCAGGCAATAGTTACTTGTTTGCCAGTACCGATCATTTCATAGTAAGCATCCATTTCAATGGTGATAATATCTGGTTCTTGCCAGATTTTTCTGACTTTATGACCCGTGAAAACTGCGGTAGTTTTAAAAGTATCGATAAAGAAATCGACTACTTCTTGTTTGCCATAACGAGCTTCACCAGAACCAACTTTGTAAAAGATATCATCGGTAAGATAGCTCTTAACTTTTGCCCAGTTTTGCGAGATCACTGCCTGAGCCAATTCTCCAGTAGCTTTTAGCTGTTCCGACGAACCGTTGCTGTCGCTTTCAATTGCCCACTCAGGTCCTGCGATCGCCCATTTTGGGATATAACCATCGGCAACTCGTTGTTTTGCTTCGGGGTGTTCGGCAAAGTGTCTTTTCATCGTGCCAGGAGGGATGATGGTATTACCCGCACTAGCTGTGAGTACCGATGCCGATTTTGGCACTGGAATACCAGGATCGAAAACGGGGTTAACGTCCATAAAGATTCTCAATTCACTGAATTTATCGCCTTCGACGCGGAAAATGTCACAGCATGGTAGAGCAATCGTCGAGCCATCTTTGCGCCAGTAAAAAACATCCATTTCTACAAAGACCACATCTCCGACTTCCTGCATCATCTTGATTTCATGGTAAACCGCATCAATCTGACTGAAGAAATTATCTGCCGATTTACGAATTGCTTCTTTATCCAGGCAAACATCAAAGTTACCAAATTGATAGACTGGTTTATCGGTAAAGAAAGTCACAAATCCTTCTGAGTCAAAGGCTTCGCCTCTGGAAAACAGACGTTTTACTAGATCGGTATTGGTTCCTGGTAATGGTTCTAACATTGTTTTACTCCTATGGGTTGAGGTTAATAAAGATTGAGTTTGCTGTTCGGCAACTTCTTTGGCATTGAGTACGGCATTGCGAACTGCTTGTTGCAGCTTGGGAAAAATTTGGGCAGCTTTCTGCTTGGCTTCGAGACTATTCGGCAACCAATCGAAGTCATAGCTAATCGATATGGGGTCTTGAGGGTTATTACCTGGAATAACTTGATTGACTATTTTGCCTGTAAACCAAGGATTATCTATTAGGGTGTGGGTAATAGTTTTAGTCTGCTCGTCAATGAAAATTCTCTCTTTGATGGTCATTCCCAGGACGTTCATTTGACGCAGTACCCCGTCGTTATACCTGGCTAAAATCTGTGAGTTTTGCGCTTCGGAATTATAGCGAGATGTGTTGTCAATTTTGTCTTTGACTATCTCCCAAACAGTTGCTATGGGTGCATTGACGGGAGAACTAAAGGTAAACTGTATTTTTTCTGTAGTTGCTTCTGAAGTAATTTGAGCTTCGGGGAAGATAAAAGCCGTTTCGTTTGCCTGGTTGTAATCTTTTACCCCCTGGCGAAACTTCTCTTTTACTTTGCGG
The nucleotide sequence above comes from Myxosarcina sp. GI1. Encoded proteins:
- a CDS encoding DJ-1/PfpI family protein yields the protein MATKSKGKIGVLIEEHFDGTEYRRFNEYFPTQGYEVEYISHLWGNESLRFGSNPENDKIEYHVTVTTEVENINPADYKGIIAIGAYAMDRLRYQVNVRPDQKNNAPAVVFLRQAAATENLKLGTICHSLWLFCADSDLLKDRQVTCAHNIICDVENAGAEIIYDGDVTADLVIDGNLITGKHPGVVDLFMEAFVKEIETANVVKVKSQKSKVKTKMLNL
- a CDS encoding nuclear transport factor 2 family protein, producing the protein MSNAILSLLEDALKNPSLQQQLHTATTPDRFVDIAAKNGHPLTSDELSQTLGQFHVVFGQVVESMLASIAPSEANNGAAKVEKISGTNVDLVKRLFSRGEAFDAEGFVTFFTDNPVYQFGNFDVCLDKASIQKSAENFFSQINAVYHEIKMIWEVGDFVFVEMDVTYWRKDNSEISLPCTDIFRVEGDKFSELRIFMDVNPVFDSSIPVPPSASVLTASEGKTVLPPGTMKQHFAEHPEAKQRVADGYIPKWAIAGPEWTIGKPDAKSSEQLQAVGELSRAVMAQNWAKVKSYLTDDIFYKVGSGEARYGKQEVVDFFANTFKTTAVFTGHKPRKIWQEPDIITIEMDAYYEMVGTGKKVTIACCDIYRLRGNKVSEWRVYADMSPWGEAGIKPVTLDKQNSKVFPVIVVFEVEPGQQQQLVDEISQYLETTVKERPGFISSSLHRSVDGTRVVNYAQWESPEFFQASITGAMRSLEPKIFQQLSPDGHMYEIYHQAIASK